The genome window TACGGCTTCTAAGGAGAGGCTTTTTAACTCGTCCAACTGAAGGATAAGCGCCTCCTTAAGGTTGTCTGCCGCGGTCTTAAGGTCGTTATGGGCGCCTCCCAGCGGCTCTTTTATGATACCATCTATTACTTTTAGTTCAAAAAGGTCTTTTGCGGTGAGTTTGAAGTTTTGCGCCGCCTCGGCGGCCCTTGAGGCATCCTTAAAGAGTATGGCTGCGCAGCCTTCTGGGGAGATGACCGAATAGATAGAGTATTCGAACATAAGGACCCGGTTGCCCATGCCTATGCCGAGAGCCCCTCCGCTTCCGCCTTCTCCTGTTATTACGCAGACCATTGGCACTTTCAAAAGCGCCATTTCTCTTAAATTTCTGGCTATTGCCTCTGCCTGTCCTCTTTCCTCTGCCCCGATGCCGGGGTAGGCTCCAGGCGTATCTATCAGGCAGATGATGGGGTTGTTGAATTTTTCCGCCAACTTCATCAGCCTGAGTGCTTTTCTGTATCCTTCGGGGTGGGCCATACCAAAGTTCCTGAAGATGTTCTCTTTTGTCGAATTTCCCTTTTGCTGTCCCAGTACCATCACGGGCCTGCCGTCGAGTTTTGCAAACCCGCCCACCAGGGCCCTGTCATCCCCAAAATAGCGGTCCCCGTGCAGTTCGACAAAATCCTCGAATATTTGCCCGATATAATCGAGCGTGGTGGGCCTTTGCTGATGGCGCGATACCGATACTACCTGTATAGGGGTCAGGCTCGAAAAGATCTCACGCCTCAGGGATTCTATCCTTTTTTCGAGAGCGGCGGTTTCGCTCTCAAGGTCCAGGGCGCCGCTTTTGCCGAGCTTTTTGAGCTCGTCTATCTTTTTGTAAAGACTGGCTATAGGCCTTTCAAAATCAAGAAGAAATCTGTTTTGCATGTTCTTAGTATCCTAACCAGTCCAGGCATTTGATAAGTACCGGTCTGAGGTCTTTTCTTTCTACCACCATGTCCACCATCCCGTGCTCCAGCAGATATTCCGACCTCTGGAACCCGGGAGGAAGTTTTTGCCTTACGGTCTGCTCGATGACCCTGGGGCCCGCAAAGCCGACTAATGCGGCTGGTTCACCTATGTTAATGTCACCCAGCATGGCAAAGCTGGCAGACACTCCTCCTGTGGTAGGGTCGGCAAGGATGCTTATGAAAGGGATGTTATTCTGTCCCAGCATCGCAAGGGCCGAAGATGTCTTGGCCATCTGCATCAGGGACATTATGCCTTCCTGCATTCTGGCCCCTCCTGAGGTTGATACTATTATCAGAGGAAGACGAAGCTTCAGAGCCCTTTCGGCCGCTCGGGTGATCTTTTCACCTACAACGGAGCCCATGCTTCCGCCCATAAAGCCGAAGTCCATCACTGCCAGGCAAACATGCTTGCCTCCCAGGGTTCCTTCCCCTGTTACTACGGCTTCCGCAAGCCCCGACTTTTCTTCGTGCTCCAGAAGTCTTTTTGCGTACTGTTTTGTGTCAAAAAAACCGAGAAAGTCCTTTGACCTCATTTCGGGGTCATATGGGGAAAAACTTGAGCCGTCAAGCAGCGTGGCTATCCTTTCCTTTGAAGAGAGCTTGAAATGATAACCGCATTTGGGGCAGACTTTCAGGTTCGCCTCCAGGTCCTTATTGAACAGGGTCTCTTTGCATTTGAAGCACTTTACCCAGAGATTTCCGGGAATATCGAGCCTTTCGGCAGAGTACGCCGGGCTTTTTTTCTTGTTAAACCACTCTGAAATTGTCATGTTGTCTAAACCTTTAATGTATGTTATTATAACATAGTAAAACTTAAGGGAGCAGATAATGGCAAACATAAAATCGGCTGTAAAAAGGATAAAGACCAGCAGCAGGAACGAGCAGCGAAACAAGGCGCTCAAGGCCAGGGTAAAGAAGGCCGTTAAAGAAGCAAAGACGGCGATAAGCGTTAAGTCGGAACAAGCCGGTCAGGCCCTAAAGGATGCCTTAAAGAGGATCGACAAATCGGTAACAAAGGGACTGCTCCACAAAAGGACCGCCGCCCGCAAAAAATCCAGACTGATGAAACTGTTCAACAGGACCAAGTAACCCCCTCTGTATCTCCTCCTTGTGAAGGGGGAGAAAGGCAAAGGCCTGCAAGATGACATCAATATCACTGAAAGCATTTGCAAAGATAAACCTCACGCTCAAGATCCTTGGACCAAGACCCGATGGATTCCACGAGATAGAAAGCATTATGCAAAGTGTTTCGCTGTATGACGAGATAGAAATACGGTCGAAACTCGATAGAGATTCGATAGAAATTCATTGTTCGGACGATAAAGTTCCTGCAGGGGAAGGAAATATCTGCTATAAAGCGGTAGAATTGATCAGGAAAAAATTCAATATAGAAAAAGGGATAAGGATAGAGATAAAAAAGAATATTCCTATGGAGGCGGGATTGGGCGGAGGGTCTTCGAATGCAGCGGCAGTGCTTATCGGTCTGAATAAGATATGGGAGTTAAAATTGTCCGATGAGGAACTGATAGAGATCGCGGCGCAG of Candidatus Margulisiibacteriota bacterium contains these proteins:
- a CDS encoding acetyl-CoA carboxylase carboxyltransferase subunit alpha; the encoded protein is MQNRFLLDFERPIASLYKKIDELKKLGKSGALDLESETAALEKRIESLRREIFSSLTPIQVVSVSRHQQRPTTLDYIGQIFEDFVELHGDRYFGDDRALVGGFAKLDGRPVMVLGQQKGNSTKENIFRNFGMAHPEGYRKALRLMKLAEKFNNPIICLIDTPGAYPGIGAEERGQAEAIARNLREMALLKVPMVCVITGEGGSGGALGIGMGNRVLMFEYSIYSVISPEGCAAILFKDASRAAEAAQNFKLTAKDLFELKVIDGIIKEPLGGAHNDLKTAADNLKEALILQLDELKSLSLEAVVKDRYKKFRNFGEFIE
- the accD gene encoding acetyl-CoA carboxylase, carboxyltransferase subunit beta; protein product: MTISEWFNKKKSPAYSAERLDIPGNLWVKCFKCKETLFNKDLEANLKVCPKCGYHFKLSSKERIATLLDGSSFSPYDPEMRSKDFLGFFDTKQYAKRLLEHEEKSGLAEAVVTGEGTLGGKHVCLAVMDFGFMGGSMGSVVGEKITRAAERALKLRLPLIIVSTSGGARMQEGIMSLMQMAKTSSALAMLGQNNIPFISILADPTTGGVSASFAMLGDINIGEPAALVGFAGPRVIEQTVRQKLPPGFQRSEYLLEHGMVDMVVERKDLRPVLIKCLDWLGY
- the rpsT gene encoding 30S ribosomal protein S20; amino-acid sequence: MANIKSAVKRIKTSSRNEQRNKALKARVKKAVKEAKTAISVKSEQAGQALKDALKRIDKSVTKGLLHKRTAARKKSRLMKLFNRTK